In one window of Gudongella oleilytica DNA:
- the lepB gene encoding signal peptidase I, translated as MEEEVKKKSEAIEWIRSIIAAIVIALVIKTFVFNTTYVLGNSMYPTLHERDRLFALKVPLYFNGPNRGDIIVLEAPDSPDKDYIKRVVGISGDTIEIEDGKVYLNGELLHEDYLQGDPYTHIYNESIWVVPEGEVFVLGDNREEGASKDSRYFGTISLDTVKGVTDFRYFPLDERFGKIK; from the coding sequence ATGGAAGAAGAAGTTAAAAAGAAAAGTGAGGCTATTGAATGGATCAGAAGCATCATTGCTGCTATCGTGATAGCTTTGGTAATAAAGACCTTTGTGTTTAATACGACTTATGTTCTTGGAAATTCAATGTACCCAACACTTCATGAAAGGGACAGGCTTTTTGCTTTAAAGGTACCACTATATTTCAATGGACCAAACAGAGGAGACATAATAGTATTGGAGGCTCCAGACAGCCCCGATAAAGACTATATAAAAAGAGTGGTCGGTATTTCTGGTGATACGATCGAAATCGAGGACGGAAAGGTCTATCTGAACGGAGAGCTTCTCCATGAGGACTATCTTCAGGGAGACCCATACACCCACATATACAATGAAAGCATTTGGGTAGTTCCTGAGGGTGAGGTTTTCGTGCTGGGTGACAACAGAGAAGAGGGAGCGAGTAAGGACAGTAGGTATTTCGGCACCATATCTCTTGACACAGTCAAAGGTGTAACCGATTTCAGGTACTTTCCCCTAGACGAAAGATTTGGAAAGATTAAATAG
- the lepA gene encoding translation elongation factor 4, which translates to MNSKKEKIRNFSIIAHIDHGKSTLADRLIEMTGMLTSREMQSQVLDKMDLERERGITIKLKAVRLVHKASDGQEYILNLIDTPGHVDFNYEVSRSLAACEGAVLVVDATQGVEAQTLANVYLAIEQDLEIVPVINKIDLPSARPEEAIREIEDIIGIEGHDAPQISAKDGLNIDQVLDAIVKKVPSPSGDENAPLKALIFDSYYDSYKGVTCYIRVFDGVVKPGMMIRMMNTGKSFEVTEVGINTSKHIPMESLQAGEVGYLTASIKNVKEARVGDTITDDSRPASQPLPGYKKVIPMVYCGIYPAEGEDFNTVRDALEKLQVNDAALVFEPETSVALGFGFRCGFLGLLHMEIIQERLEREFDLNIITTAPSVIYRVTKKNGDFLEIQNPSNLPPAAEIEYMEEPIVSASIMTPTEYVGAIMELCQNKRGSYLNMEYLEEKRVVLHYELPLNEVIYDFFDALKSKTRGYASFGYELKGYKKSELVKMDILINSELVDAFSLIVHEEKAYERGRNIAERLVDVIPRHQFAVPIQAAIGSKIIARETIRALRKDVLAKCYGGDISRKRKLLEKQKEGKKRMRQIGSVEVPQEAFLTVLKYDERK; encoded by the coding sequence ATGAACAGTAAAAAAGAGAAGATAAGAAATTTTTCAATCATTGCTCATATAGACCATGGTAAGTCCACTTTGGCGGATCGTCTTATCGAAATGACAGGGATGCTGACATCCAGAGAGATGCAGTCTCAGGTTCTGGATAAAATGGATCTGGAGAGAGAGAGGGGAATCACAATCAAGCTAAAGGCTGTCAGGCTGGTCCATAAGGCCAGTGATGGACAGGAGTACATACTAAACCTAATCGACACACCTGGACATGTAGATTTCAACTATGAGGTATCAAGATCTTTGGCTGCATGCGAGGGTGCAGTACTTGTAGTTGATGCAACACAGGGTGTGGAGGCACAGACTCTTGCCAATGTATACCTTGCGATCGAGCAGGATCTTGAAATAGTACCTGTAATCAATAAAATTGATTTACCGAGTGCAAGACCTGAAGAGGCAATCAGGGAAATTGAGGATATCATCGGTATAGAGGGGCATGATGCTCCCCAAATCTCAGCCAAGGACGGACTTAACATTGATCAGGTGTTAGATGCAATAGTTAAGAAGGTGCCTTCGCCATCCGGGGATGAGAATGCCCCTTTGAAAGCCCTGATATTCGATAGCTATTATGACAGCTATAAGGGAGTAACATGCTACATACGGGTATTCGATGGTGTAGTTAAGCCAGGTATGATGATAAGGATGATGAATACAGGAAAGTCCTTTGAGGTTACTGAGGTAGGCATAAACACAAGTAAACACATTCCAATGGAAAGCCTTCAGGCGGGAGAGGTAGGTTATCTGACAGCCAGTATAAAAAACGTAAAGGAAGCCAGAGTTGGTGACACGATCACAGATGACTCAAGGCCTGCTTCTCAGCCGCTCCCAGGCTATAAGAAGGTTATTCCGATGGTTTATTGCGGTATTTATCCTGCAGAGGGAGAAGACTTTAACACAGTCAGAGACGCACTTGAAAAGCTTCAGGTGAACGATGCGGCGTTGGTGTTTGAACCAGAGACATCAGTAGCTTTAGGCTTTGGATTCAGATGCGGCTTTCTTGGACTGCTCCATATGGAGATAATTCAGGAGAGGCTTGAAAGAGAGTTTGACCTCAATATAATAACAACAGCACCAAGTGTTATTTACAGAGTAACCAAGAAAAATGGGGATTTTCTTGAAATCCAAAACCCATCAAACCTCCCTCCGGCTGCCGAGATAGAATATATGGAAGAGCCTATAGTCAGCGCCTCCATAATGACTCCCACTGAGTATGTAGGAGCAATAATGGAGCTGTGTCAAAATAAAAGAGGAAGCTATCTGAATATGGAGTATCTCGAGGAGAAAAGAGTCGTGCTGCACTATGAGCTTCCATTAAATGAAGTAATTTATGACTTTTTCGATGCTCTCAAATCCAAGACAAGAGGTTATGCCTCCTTCGGCTACGAGCTGAAAGGCTATAAGAAGAGTGAATTGGTTAAAATGGATATTCTCATCAACAGTGAGCTGGTCGATGCCTTTTCACTGATAGTCCACGAAGAGAAAGCATATGAAAGAGGGCGAAATATAGCCGAGAGGCTTGTCGATGTTATCCCAAGGCATCAGTTTGCTGTACCGATTCAGGCTGCAATCGGCTCCAAGATAATCGCCAGAGAGACTATAAGGGCACTTAGAAAAGACGTTCTTGCAAAATGCTATGGAGGAGACATATCCAGGAAGAGAAAGCTTCTCGAAAAGCAAAAGGAAGGTAAGAAGAGAATGCGCCAGATAGGATCAGTTGAGGTTCCTCAGGAGGCTTTTCTAACTGTGCTGAAATACGACGAAAGAAAGTAA
- the holA gene encoding DNA polymerase III subunit delta, whose product MDKLSVSSMVREAASKPICYIFGEETYLVEKAAADIVTSLLTPQQQTINLAYLDGKTAGVEDLEASCETLPFLAAKRITVLKNPSFFLEKESKDDTLLNYFLKLGDHQLLLLVDSENGLKKNTRIYKQLEKRGYTMEFVKLNSNQLQSWARQSIASEGKDISQSDLSYLLQLSGYLNRNNTTNLYDLENELNKVAAYTSSNQISRDDIDRVMTRSLDKNIFDLLEALGRKDTGKALELFHEIQLMNEPVQRLLFMISRQFRLILAYTSYRKKGYSESEIQSKLQIKPYEFTRISTQAQKFSEGYLEDILEMILRTDKRFKTLPVDPKLEIEMLLVSITDKK is encoded by the coding sequence ATGGATAAATTAAGTGTTAGCAGTATGGTCAGGGAAGCAGCAAGCAAGCCCATTTGTTATATTTTTGGAGAAGAGACATACCTTGTAGAAAAAGCAGCTGCTGATATAGTAACAAGTCTGCTTACACCTCAGCAGCAGACTATAAACCTGGCTTATCTGGACGGGAAAACAGCAGGTGTGGAGGATTTGGAAGCTTCATGTGAAACGCTTCCATTTCTTGCAGCAAAAAGGATTACCGTTCTAAAAAATCCATCATTCTTTCTTGAAAAGGAATCAAAGGATGATACACTTTTGAATTATTTTCTTAAGCTTGGAGACCATCAACTATTACTTCTGGTTGACTCAGAAAACGGTCTTAAGAAAAATACCAGGATATATAAACAGCTTGAAAAAAGAGGCTATACAATGGAGTTCGTAAAACTGAACTCCAACCAGCTTCAATCGTGGGCTAGACAGTCGATCGCATCCGAAGGGAAGGATATTTCCCAATCTGACCTATCCTATCTTTTGCAGTTGTCTGGTTACTTGAACAGGAACAATACGACCAATCTTTATGATCTTGAGAATGAGCTCAATAAAGTGGCCGCATATACATCTTCCAATCAGATCAGCAGGGATGATATAGACAGGGTAATGACCAGAAGTCTTGATAAAAATATTTTTGACCTTCTCGAAGCATTGGGGAGGAAGGATACAGGCAAGGCTCTTGAACTTTTTCATGAGATACAGCTGATGAATGAGCCTGTCCAAAGACTATTATTCATGATTTCCAGGCAGTTCAGATTGATCCTGGCATATACTTCCTACAGGAAGAAGGGCTATTCGGAATCGGAGATCCAGAGCAAACTACAGATCAAACCCTATGAATTCACAAGGATTAGCACTCAGGCACAAAAATTCAGTGAAGGATACCTGGAAGATATATTGGAAATGATACTTAGAACAGACAAGAGGTTTAAGACACTTCCGGTCGACCCAAAGCTTGAGATAGAGATGCTGCTTGTTTCAATTACAGACAAAAAATAA
- the rpsT gene encoding 30S ribosomal protein S20, translating into MANIKSAEKRILVTRKRTALNKSRKSEIKTYIKKFDSAVAKGEYEEARALLKVIDKKLKKAAHKNVIHMNAASRKVSRLTKALNKAM; encoded by the coding sequence GTGGCGAATATCAAATCTGCTGAGAAAAGAATCCTGGTAACCAGGAAGAGAACTGCACTTAATAAAAGTAGAAAATCAGAGATTAAGACATATATCAAAAAATTTGACAGCGCTGTAGCTAAAGGTGAGTACGAAGAGGCGAGAGCATTGTTGAAGGTCATCGACAAGAAGCTTAAGAAGGCGGCTCACAAAAACGTCATACACATGAATGCAGCATCAAGGAAGGTTAGTAGGCTTACTAAAGCTTTAAACAAGGCTATGTAA